A section of the Streptomyces sp. CG1 genome encodes:
- a CDS encoding ArsR/SmtB family transcription factor, whose product MESAQRHATSLPPVELRQQISSVAGQLLHRPDTAVRRQELDHTALGPLEEPMRAFFQDCLMGDWPRIRTVLEADVALRAHHLAAYGVRHVVDRLPGLTVRDAGDGIEGGAGGLVLVPSVFQATRVLLANRTGTVITYPASGHRSLWDHDEVLAPIRLAALLGRGRAAALLNIGDGCGTGDLADRLGVSAGTASVHVAALRNGGLVATHRVGKAVRHVLTPIGSALITAQLTTEPNMLNMFPQVL is encoded by the coding sequence ATGGAGTCGGCGCAGCGTCACGCGACGAGCCTTCCGCCGGTCGAGCTACGCCAGCAGATCAGCTCCGTGGCCGGGCAGTTGCTTCACCGTCCGGACACGGCAGTGCGCCGCCAGGAGCTCGACCATACGGCCCTGGGGCCACTGGAGGAGCCGATGCGCGCGTTCTTCCAGGACTGTCTCATGGGCGACTGGCCTCGCATCAGGACCGTCCTGGAGGCGGACGTCGCGCTCCGCGCTCACCACCTGGCCGCCTACGGAGTACGTCACGTCGTGGATCGTCTGCCGGGCCTCACCGTCCGCGACGCCGGGGACGGGATTGAGGGCGGGGCGGGCGGGCTGGTCCTGGTGCCCTCCGTCTTCCAGGCAACGCGCGTGCTGTTGGCAAACAGGACGGGAACCGTGATCACCTACCCGGCCTCCGGGCACCGCAGCCTGTGGGACCACGACGAGGTGCTCGCCCCCATCCGGCTCGCCGCACTGCTCGGCCGCGGACGTGCGGCGGCGCTCCTCAACATCGGCGACGGCTGTGGCACCGGCGATCTGGCGGACCGGCTCGGTGTCAGCGCCGGCACGGCGTCGGTGCATGTCGCGGCTCTGCGCAACGGCGGCCTCGTCGCCACGCACCGTGTGGGCAAGGCGGTCAGACATGTCCTGACCCCCATCGGGTCAGCACTGATCACCGCCCAGCTCACCACAGAGCCGAACATGCTCAACATGTTTCCCCAGGTGCTG
- the ilvN gene encoding acetolactate synthase small subunit gives MSKHTLSICLENKAGALTRVAGLFSRRGFNIESLSVGPADEPTTSRMSIVVDVDERPLEQIIQQLDKLVNVISVQEQSV, from the coding sequence ATGTCGAAACACACCCTCTCCATATGCCTGGAGAACAAAGCCGGAGCCCTCACACGGGTGGCCGGACTCTTCTCCCGCCGGGGATTCAACATCGAATCGCTGTCCGTGGGCCCGGCCGATGAGCCCACCACGTCCCGTATGTCGATCGTCGTCGACGTGGACGAGCGCCCTCTGGAGCAGATCATTCAGCAGCTCGACAAGCTGGTGAACGTCATCTCGGTTCAGGAACAGAGCGTGTAG
- a CDS encoding acetolactate synthase large subunit — protein sequence MRRRPGSPSCHERHQQGKTEPMTQIAETPAPHCLEEPMTGAQSLVRSLEAVGVDTAFGIPGGAITPAYDALMDSTRVRHILVRHEQGAGHAATGYAQATGKVGVCMATSGPGATNLVTPIADAYMDSVPLVAITGQVISSAIGTDAFQEADICGITMPVTKHSFLITDPDDIPRAISEAFHIASTGRPGPVLVDITKDALQRATVFRWPVEHRLPGYRPSAAPHARQIREAARLLARAERPVLYVGGGVLKAQATAELKVLAELTRAPVTTTLMGLGAFPDTHPQHLGMPGMHGTVTAVTALQKADVILALGARFDDRVTGKPDSFAPHATIVHADIDPAEIGKNRAADVPIVGDAREVLADLIPAIREECERDGNACDYTAWWERLNTWRRTYPLGHEPAPAGALAPQQVIQRIGQLSDGKTIIAAGVGQHQMWAAQFIDYDRPRSWLNSGGAGTMGYAVPAAMGAKIGKPEATVWAIDGDGCFQMTNQELVTCALNKIPIKVAIINNGVLGMVRQWQTLFYGQRYSNTVLHSGETATNGPNTGTRIPDFVKLADAMGCHGLRCETPDELDATIEKAMSLNDAPVVIDFIVHEDAMVWPMVAAGTSNDDIMAARDVRPDFGDNEE from the coding sequence ATGCGCCGTCGCCCGGGCAGCCCCTCCTGCCACGAGCGACACCAGCAAGGGAAAACAGAACCGATGACTCAGATCGCAGAAACTCCTGCGCCTCACTGCCTCGAAGAACCCATGACGGGTGCGCAGTCCCTCGTCCGGTCCCTCGAAGCGGTAGGTGTGGACACCGCGTTCGGCATCCCGGGGGGAGCGATCACTCCGGCGTACGACGCTCTTATGGACTCGACCAGGGTGCGGCACATCCTGGTGCGGCACGAACAAGGTGCGGGCCACGCCGCGACCGGCTACGCCCAAGCCACCGGCAAAGTCGGTGTCTGCATGGCAACCAGCGGCCCGGGTGCGACCAACCTCGTCACTCCGATCGCTGACGCCTACATGGACTCGGTTCCCCTGGTGGCCATCACTGGACAGGTGATCAGCTCTGCGATCGGTACGGACGCCTTCCAGGAAGCCGACATCTGCGGCATCACCATGCCGGTGACCAAGCACAGTTTCCTGATCACCGATCCGGACGACATCCCCCGTGCGATATCCGAGGCTTTCCACATCGCCTCCACCGGCCGCCCCGGGCCGGTCCTGGTCGACATCACCAAGGACGCACTGCAGCGGGCCACGGTCTTCCGCTGGCCGGTCGAGCACCGACTGCCCGGCTACCGCCCGTCCGCCGCACCGCATGCCCGGCAGATCCGCGAGGCCGCCCGGTTGCTCGCCCGCGCCGAGCGTCCGGTTCTCTATGTCGGCGGCGGTGTGCTCAAGGCGCAGGCCACCGCCGAGCTGAAAGTGCTGGCAGAGCTCACACGCGCCCCTGTCACCACTACCCTCATGGGCCTCGGCGCCTTTCCTGACACCCATCCACAGCATCTGGGCATGCCGGGCATGCACGGCACTGTCACGGCCGTGACGGCCCTTCAGAAAGCTGACGTCATCCTCGCTCTGGGCGCCAGGTTCGACGACCGTGTCACCGGGAAGCCGGACAGTTTCGCGCCACACGCCACGATCGTGCACGCCGACATCGATCCAGCGGAGATCGGGAAAAACCGGGCCGCGGATGTCCCGATCGTGGGTGACGCTCGTGAGGTGCTCGCGGATCTCATACCGGCCATCCGCGAAGAATGTGAACGCGATGGAAATGCCTGCGACTACACGGCCTGGTGGGAGCGGCTGAACACATGGCGCAGGACATACCCGCTGGGTCATGAACCGGCCCCGGCCGGTGCCCTCGCTCCACAGCAAGTCATCCAGCGTATCGGCCAACTGTCCGACGGAAAAACCATCATCGCTGCGGGCGTGGGCCAACACCAGATGTGGGCCGCCCAGTTCATCGACTACGACAGGCCGCGAAGCTGGCTCAACTCCGGTGGGGCCGGCACGATGGGGTATGCCGTTCCGGCCGCGATGGGGGCGAAGATCGGGAAGCCGGAGGCGACAGTCTGGGCGATCGACGGCGACGGCTGTTTCCAGATGACCAACCAGGAACTCGTCACCTGCGCACTCAACAAGATTCCCATCAAGGTCGCAATCATCAACAACGGCGTACTGGGCATGGTGCGCCAATGGCAGACCCTGTTCTACGGACAGCGGTACTCGAACACCGTGCTCCACTCCGGGGAAACGGCAACGAACGGCCCCAACACAGGGACGCGCATTCCGGATTTCGTCAAACTCGCCGATGCCATGGGCTGCCACGGGCTACGGTGCGAAACTCCGGACGAGCTCGACGCCACGATCGAGAAGGCGATGTCACTCAACGACGCGCCGGTGGTCATCGACTTCATCGTGCACGAGGACGCCATGGTCTGGCCGATGGTCGCCGCCGGAACCTCCAACGACGACATCATGGCCGCTCGCGACGTCCGGCCCGATTTCGGCGACAACGAGGAATAG